From Triticum aestivum cultivar Chinese Spring chromosome 7B, IWGSC CS RefSeq v2.1, whole genome shotgun sequence:
agaatcccgcaataaggggacacgatctctgcttcgacaagacgtgccaaggaaaccgcctcgcaatatgtgcagtagctagttgtgaaaaacgattcgaataatgaccgggccatggcgtgatgtcactctacaaaaagttgtcagcagattagatttgtggaatattgttctctctacggtgatatgtggaatttgttttgcagagccggacacgcttctcgtgttcaaaatcttctatggagtattcggaggaggaacccgcctagcaatgccgaagacaatctacgtgccagactcatcgtcattgaagcctggttcaggaactactgagggagtcctggattagggggtattcggatagccggactatatactttggccgcactgttggactatgaagatacaagattgaagactttgtcatgtgtccggatgggactctcttggcatggaaggcaagcttggcaattcggatatgtagatctccttctctgtaaccgactctgtgtaaccctatccccctccggtgtctatataaaccggagggtttagtccgtaggacaacaaaaatcataatcataggctagcttctagggtttagcctctatgatctcgtggtagatcaactcttgtaatactcatatcatcaagatcaaaaaagcaggaagtagggtattacctccatcgagagggcccgaacctgggtaaacatcgtgtccccagcctcctattaccattagccttagatgcacagttcgggaccccctactcgagatccgccggttttgacaccgacagtgctccTTGCCcacaggcggtccctcggtcgtaagcttcgtggcgtccatcttcacccaggGCATCTTGACTTGGGCGAAGGCTATTCGCGTGCCTTCGGTGCAGACTGACGCTTTATAGCATCAAGTCAAGGGCAgacattgaccagccgcttcacgagaccgaagtagctgctaggaatggctTCGGCAGGCTGTAcctggattatcaaatccttcatggctagttcggacaCCCTATGTAGTTCGACCAATTGTTTTAGCTGattgctaaagggcaccggatgttctggcgcaaggtattgcgaccaaaacagcttctccgtggagctcccctcttcagctcggaagAATTCTGCAGCGTTTGAAACGCTGCGCgacagatctgcaaatgcccctggagaactccaaatctgggtcagtAAGATGAACCTttgcttcacatatttgctctacataataaaggccttacccgccgtgatttttctggcctcctggatttcctggagggcgccttgggcttcaacccgggcatcgtgcGTGTTTTGATGGGCCTTGGTGACATTGAAATCTTGAACCGTAAGGTTGCGCTCCAAGGAGTCGCacttcttgacggtgtcctggagctcctgccggacctcactgaccctggcctcgtgcatTTCATGGGCGGCCTTTTCCTTGGCCGCTTTCTCCTtggcctcggccaacgccttcttgagggtctccacctcggtcactGCTCCTAACAAATAAAATGGCACTTCagtcagcacaaatcattcatccttcctgaatatacacaaggttattgcataccttgattATCTTCCAGCTGTTTTTTCACGCGACCGAGGTccttctcggtccgctccagactctgctttagtctggagacctcagcagtatgagaggtcgcagccagcagcgacgcctgtttATTCACATTGACTCAattggttagtctcctgcgaaaattgtttgatcctctgtccggcttgtcttttcgaacaccgaacagtgtCTCAGAGGCTACTGTCTATACTCTGACATTATTTTTAATggtgttgcttacctcaaagcctgttagaagactTGTGCAGGCTTTGGCCAGTCTGCTCTTTGTGGACTGAATCCtaccaatcaccgtacccataagggtacggtgttcctcaacaatggaagcgcctcacagcgcttccaacaaattatccggtgcctctggatggacagaggtcaccggtggaatagacACACCTCTCCTTCCTTTGAAAGAGGCGGCTGGCTtgattccggagccatatgggtctccggaactgTATTCGGtcgggggccgaattggatatgccCCCCATTATCAgtatccatgggggtttgctcccccatgtgtccggcagccgaggctGCACCCTCTGGCGCCTCCCCGACGGCCTCCTGAATCTCTCCCgggcctgggatccttcgggacgacGACTCGGTGCAATCCATGTCCTTGGGAGAGGGTCCTGCTGGAAGGGTCCCACCGTCCATTGCATTTGGGTCCAGCGAATCCTCCAAAGATAAggaccgctcgaggttggaccgagctagactgcaaatacatgattcaacacgtcaaaacaatgaagtagagaggCCGTATATATGAATGTGTCCGGGTACTCACGATTTGGCAAGGGGCTTGTCCCTAGGCTGCCACTCCGAGCTGGTAtcggtggccgcggtggagctgtccggaagggaagctttccccttcttggatgcctcggcCTCCAGATGCATGGAGGCCgacctcttctttctccccctgcaggggggaatggctttcttcttcttcctccccctcttcctcgtcgtcctcggcggcggaggagtgagcctcgacgtcttcggacgtcatgtctgaAGTACCCTTGCGACGGATACCacccctggtccccttggccttcttcttggccttcttctcccgcgcttgatagggcgctggaaccagcatcttcgtgagAAGCGGGATTTCTaggtcttcgggaagtggagccggacagtgaattcgctctgccttcttcgtccagccctgagaAAATCAATAGGGAGACTTAGGCGTCGTCCTCGGGTATGCAAGTAAAAGATATACCTTGAAAATatgaaaaaacttaccggactagcggaatgggccaagtcgtgcccgcggtcctcggtcgtGGCCGGCCGCGCCTCgttggacttgaagagcaccttccagatgtcttcatgcgTGATGCCGAAGAACTctagcaaggtctggtgcttggccggatcgaactcccacaaatggcaagtccgacgttggcacggaaggattcggcgaataagcattacctggatcacgttgacgagcttgatgttcttgttcatcatgttctgTATGCGCGTTTGAAGCGCTTCCAGCTTGTCCGCCGAAGACCAGTCGAGGCCCTTCTCTTACCAGGAGGTGGGCCGCATTGGGACTCCGGACCGGAATGTGGGAGCCGCGACCCAGGTGGTGTCGCgtggctctgtgacgtagaaccactttgattgccaccctttgacagtctccacgaaggagcctttgggccatgtgacattgggcatcttgctcaccatggcttcacattgaaggtcttcagccatagtccgaagtgaggtggtatgcggaggaaggcctcacacacgacaataaatgccgagatgttgaggattgAGTAGGGGGGAaggtcatggaagtccagcccatagtagaacatgagtccgcggacgaacgggtggagagggaatcccagcccgtggacaaagtgggagatgaacaccaccctctcatggggctccaggGTGGGCACGATTTGTCCCTCGGCCAGAAGCTGATGGGCGATTTCCTTTGCTATGtagccggcctcccggagcttcgtaatgtccttcttcttgacggaggaggccatccacttgccccacacttcggatccggacatggttggagtgctttgtTGGGGCGGaaaaggtgagaacttgggcgctggagcttgagaatggGAGGCAGAGAATgagagaaggtgtgggtgaaaaagggtgaacccttatccccttataaaggcagcaaatatcaagtgcctccccactagccttaaaactcgcctattccccaagggtcgcgCAGATGGCATGGttagattacccatgcccgtattgatgatagTCCCACAATAAGGGgagacgatctctgctttgacaggacgtgctaatgaaaccgcatcttgaaatatggagGGGCAGGCTAAACACGGTTTGAATAATGATGGGGCggcggcgtgatgtcacactacgaaaAGTTGTcaacggattggactcgtgaaatattatactctctatggttgtgtataggatttgttttgcagagccggacacgatttttgtgttcgaagactattttggagtattcggaggaggaacctgccttgcaatgccgaatataatctgcgcgccggacacctcgtcattgaagcctggttcaggggctaccgagggagtcctggattaaggggtcctcggatggtcggactactgacatgggccggactaatgggctatgaagatataagacagaagactttgtcccgtgtccgtatgggactctacttggcgtggaaggaaagcttggcgttcagatatgaagattcctttctctataaccgacttcatataaccctagtcccctccggtgtctatataaaccagagggtttagtctgtagggtaCGATTACAATCATAattatacaggctagacttctagggttttagccattacgatctcgtggtagatcaactcttgtaatactcatattcatcaagatcaatcaagcaggaagtagggtattacctcgatagagagggcccaaacctgggtaaacatcgtgtccccgtctcctgttaccatcgaccttagacgcacagttcccaccccctacccgagatccgccggttttgacactgacagaaaGCTGGCGgacacagttaagcattgtaagccgacggacacagttaagcattgtaagctgctatgtcttgagctagtgttggttttccccgaagaggagagggtgatgcagcaagtgtagcgtaagtatttccctcagtttttgagaaccaagatatcaatccagtaggaggctcctcaaaagtcccacgcacctacacaaacaaactgagaactcgcaaccaacgcaataaaggggttgtcaatcccttcacggccacttgcaaaagtgagatctgatagagatagtatgataagataaatatatttttggtattttataatatagatgcaagaaagtaaagatgcaaataaaagtagattgaaagcaaatacgataagagatagacccgggggccataggtttcactagaggtttctctggAGAGCAcaagtattactgtgggtgaacaaattactgtcgagcaattgatagaaaagcgaataattatgacgttatctaggcatgatcatgtatataggcatcacgtccataacaagtagactgactcctgcctgcatctactactattactccacacatcgaccgactcctgcctgcatctagagtattaagttcataagaacagagtaacgcattaagcaagatgacatgatgtagagggataaacacatgcaatatgatataaaccccatcttgttatcctcgatggaaacaatacaatacgtgtcttgcaaccctttctgtcactgggtaagaacactgcaggattgaacccaaagctaaacacttctcccatggcaagaaatatcaatctagtaggccaaaccaaactgataattcgaagagacttgcaaagataactcaatcatacataaaagaattcagagaagattcaattaatatccatagataaatctgatcataaacccacgattcatcggatctccacaaacacaccgcaaaaagagattacatcgaatagatctccacaagagagggggagaacattgtattgagatccaaaaagagagaagaagccatctagctaataactatggacccgtaggtctgtggtaaactactcacaagtcataggaggggcaaggatgttgacgtagaggccctccgtggccgattccccatccggcagagtgccggcgaaggctccaagatgggatctcgcggatacagaaggttacggtggtggaaattgtgtttcgtggtgcccctggatgttttcggggtccgtggatatatataggaggaagaagtacgttggtggacgcccaaggggcccacgagacagggggcgcgccctacaggggggcgcacccttctatctcgtggggccctcagagctttcttgacttgcactccaggctctccggatcagatttgttccaaaaataacgctcccgaaggtttcattccgtttggactccgtttgatattccttttcttcgaaatactgaaataggcaaaaaacaacaatatgggctgggcctccggttagtaggttagtcccaaaaatgatataaatgtgtagaataaagcccataaacatccaaaacaggtaatataatagtatggaacaataaaaaattatagatacgttggagatgtatcataagCCGACAGACatagttaagcattgtaagccggcagacacagttaagcattgtaagctaaacagttaagccagacagttaagccagatggtaagccagattgtaagtcagattgtaagccGTATTATAAACCGTCTTACGTTAAGAATCCCAAGACGGCAGGGTGATGGACGAGGCCCGATCCAGATCTATATCGGGGAGGGAGGAAGGTGGGAACGCGGTTCCGGCTAGGGTTTGCTCGGGGTGGCTAAGTAGGCCAAGGGGTTAGTTGGGCCGGCCTGGCATGTGGCTTAgtgggtcggccggctgggccatgGCCCAATTAGCCAGGGGGTTCCTTTTTTTTCCTCAgtttttagttttatttattttctcttttctgttttcttttatttaccagtttaattttgttttataaaatacaaaaggtctacctaatctctactcctaatgtgtGAGTTGGTGAATAGAATCcagtttattttcgtcccaccactttcattCGTTTTATTTCGCTGGGTTTTTTTCGTCTCCCTTCACACCACACCGCTTCCTCTCGCACATAGAAAAAAACCAGGAACTGAGCCCCGTCCCATGAAACGAAATCAGAGGAACGAGGCCCCCTCGACTCCTCTCTTGATCTATTTCCTATGGTGtgaatgccgccgccgccgctgcagaatcctcctcctccgcccctGCTGCAGaatcttcctccgccgccgcctcagaATCCTCGGCCGTCTTGCTCCTCCACCCCCAGCGCCGACGCGGCCTCCGAGACCTCCGCCGCCATTGCAGAACCCCACATTAGGGTTGGACCTTGTGGGACGCCATCTTCGCCGTCGTCGCGGAATCCTAGGGCAGGGCATGGTCGCGTTGCGGGCAGCGAGGAGCAGCACAAGGCTGTGCCAGATGTTCCCTACATCAAGGAGAACACGGGTATGTACATCGTGACTCAATATGATCGTCTCTTCTCTAATCTATTTCTGTGCTCAACCGTCTCTTCTCTGATCTATTTCTGACCATGGAATTCTTCTACTCCAGAACGACATCAGCATAAGGTCAATATGTTTATGTCGAGGACATCTACTCCTGttgtgctgccgccgccgcct
This genomic window contains:
- the LOC123162763 gene encoding rho GTPase-activating protein gacO-like gives rise to the protein MPPPPLQNPPPPPLLQNLPPPPPQNPRPSCSSTPSADAASETSAAIAEPHIRVGPCGTPSSPSSRNPRAGHGRVAGSEEQHKAVPDVPYIKENTERHQHKVNMFMSRTSTPVVLPPPPRTFGSCRFCRRLAPVDPSLPCQARASLLCQSRFSSPPAYK